CAATCTCCCGCAAACACTTGATTTATGGAGATTGCTTCGTCGCCTGCGGCTCCTCGCAATGACACATCAAGGGGTTTTTAGAGGTGCCCTAAAGATAACCCCGCACCGGAAAGTTTTTGCCGATGCGGGGTCTTAAAATGATCGGGGGAGGGAGTCTATATGCCCGATCTTGGCATGGCTGTCTTCGTTGCCTGAGGGGCGGAGGCGCTTTGAACCTTCACCGCCTTGGCCGTTGTCGGCCCTTCAACCGTTATATACTGAACTATCTTTGCGAACATCTTGGGTCCTATACCCTTTACCTTTTCGATATCCTGCGTTGTCTTGAAGGGTCCGCTCTGACGCTGGGCAACTACCGCCTCGGCTTTTGACTTGCCAACGCCGGGGATCATCGTGAGCTCCTGCACCGTTGCGGTATTGATATTCACGACTCCCGTCAGCTCTTTTTTGGATGACTTCGCCGCCATCGCGCTTGATGCAACCGTCAAAACTACCGCCACTAACACCAGTTTCTTTAACATGTTCTACTCCTTTGTTTTAAATGCCCTTGGGTCCCTAATATGAAGACGGCCGTCAACCGGAAGCGCCTCTAGAATTGCGTTTATTGATCCATCCTTGTTGACAAAGGCTGAACCGATCTTTGTCCATACGCTCTTCTTGCCATCCCCTAGGTCCCTTATGTGGAAAACCTCTTTTCTCTGCGACATCTCTGTCATAAATTATCCTTTCCGCGCGCGCTGGTATTTGGATAAGCAAGACTCGTGCCAACGGAAAGTTAACAGGTTCACATGTTAGCAGGCTTGCAAGTTGTAGGAAGAAAAGTCCTTGAAATGGTTAATGATAGTTATCTGCCAGCATGGGAACTTGTCAACTTGATAACATGCGAACCGCATTCGATCCCCTGACGTAAATTGGACAGGTGTAAAGGTCTATAAGGACAACTAAGGCTTCTTAACTACTCATTTCTAGATACTGAATAATCTGCCAAGGCCATCAGCGCCTCTTTTTCAAGCGACGGCTTAAAAGACGTGAGCTCTTCCTTTGCCCTGTTGGCATAGGCCCTGGCCATGGAAAGGGAGGCTTCAATGGCCCCGTGTGATTTTAATATTCCCTTCACTTCGCCAAGTCTTTGGGTGTCCATCGTGTTAGAAAGCAAGGCCTCTTTTATAACATGGGCCTCCTTGTTGCCGCATTTCTTAAGTGCAAGGATGATGGGGAGCGTCAGTTTTCCTTCGCACAGATCGGTCCCTGCCTTCTTGCCGAATTTTTCTTCATCAGAAACATAATCAAGGACGTCGTCTGCCAGCTGGAACGCTACCCCCAAGTTGAGCCCAAAGCTCTTAAAGCTCTCTTCCATCTTTTCGGAGCTGTCGGCAGATATCGCGCCAAGACCGCCTGCGCAGGCAAACAACATGGCTGTCTTTAATTCTATGATCTTTAGATATTCTTCCCGATCAAGGAAAAAGTCGTTGCTCTTAACGATCTCCAATATCTCCCCCTCGGTGGTCTTTTCAACGGCATTCGTGAGAGAGGAGATGATCCGCATGTTGCCCGTTTCTATAGCTATCCTGCTTGCCTTGCACCAGAGGAAGTCGCCGACAAGTATAGATATCTGATTCCCCCATTTAACATTGGAAGAGGCCTTTCCTCTCCTGAGCTTTGCATTGTCAACGACATCATCGTGCATTAAAGACGCTGCGTGGATAAGCTCAAGCGCGACGCTGAGCCTGACGCCGGCGTCCACATCGCCGCCAAGCATCTTTGTCGTCAAGAGAAGAATGGCGGGACGAACCCTTTTGCCGCCGTTCTGAAGAACGTACTCCGCCGCCTGGCTGACAAGTTGAACGGAAGAACCGGTCTGCCCGATAAGCAGTTCCTCCGCTTCTTTAAGCTCCGCCTGCACCGGCAGGCAGATGGTCGCAAGTGACATATCCTTGACCTTACCCATTAAGATCTAGTATTGTCAATAGCATGAAAAAAGGCGTTATTTTGATACATGGTCTGACCGGAACCCCGGCCACAATGGCCCCTTTAACAGAAATCCTTTCTAGGAAAGGTTTTAAGGTGATAACCCCTCTACTGCCTGGACACGGCACATCCCCCGAAGAGCTTTCCAGAACAACGTGGGAAGAGTGGTGCGCTGCGGTCCTTATCTCTTACAATAAACTGGCGAACGATTGCGATGAAGCGTACTGCGCCGGGCTCTCGCTGGGGAGCCTTTTAACATTGAAGCTCGCCATCGAAAGAGATGTTAAAAGAATCATATGCATGGGGACCCCTTTGAGGCTTTCACCAATGATCGAAAATCTGACCCTGCCCATATCACGCCTGCCCGTGATCAACAGGTTGATCAAAACCTCTAAAAAGTATTGGGAGGCAAGCGTAAAAGACCCTGAGGGGAGGGAGATATATAGAAACCTTAGCTATCCTGTCATTCCGGTGCGGTCGGTGTGGGAGCTTCAAAAGCTCCAAAAGAACGTGTCTGGCAAGATAGGTTCTATTAAGGCCAAGGCATTGATAGTTCACTCCAAAAACGACAAGGCGGCGCCGCCATTCAATGTCGGTCTCTTGGCATCTAAATTGGCAACGCCGCCCGAAGTATTATTGCTTGAAAGATCCGAACACGTCGTAACCCTTGATCTTGAAAAAGATCTTGTCGCCGAACGTATCCTAAAGTTCCTTAGTTGACAAATACGTCCTTTTTGAACTGAACGTCGCCTGTCCTTGCATTTATATAATAGATACCAAGGCCAACTTTCATTTCATAATGCATATCACTTGATCCGGGTATTATCGAAAGCCTGACGTCCGCCCTTGAGAAGTCGCGGCTTGACAACTTCTGCAACGCTGTTTCGGCCATCTTGTGATCCATCTGATAAACGGCCAGGGTATCAATGAAGGCGCCCGGCTTCTTTCCCCACAGCGTCCGCGTCCATCCTTCTGCGGCCATCATCCTTTTTTGGGCGTCGGTTGCCGCCAGCTGGACCGCCTTAGCTGGGGAGACTGTCACCGTTTCGTTTATTTCGCCGGACTTTATCGTCCTGACGTCGGCCGAAGAGATAAGAACGGTCCTGCCGTTTCTGTCCTTTTGAGTATAAATATCCGCACCTACAACATCTATATAGACGCCGCGAGACGTTCTGTATTGCTGTTGATGGATCTCGTATGAACCTCCCGAAAATGGCGTCTTTTTTAGAGGGACGAATCTTGCGTTATAGCCGGCCTTTTGAACAGCGCTATCGTGCGACGGTTCGAACGCTCCGTCGTCCCGCTTTTGGGGCGTAAGCATCTGTCTGCGTCTGGCCTCTGCCATGATGGCAGATTTTAGCTTGCCTGCGTCTATGAATGGGGGGCTCGACGAGAATTTAATCATGTCAACGGACCTGATGACCGCGTTTACAAAATCGACTGACGTCGGTTTTGAGGTCGTGTAGAGCGCGGCGTGCATGAAGAGTATCCTTA
This genomic window from Deltaproteobacteria bacterium CG11_big_fil_rev_8_21_14_0_20_49_13 contains:
- a CDS encoding octaprenyl diphosphate synthase, which produces MGKVKDMSLATICLPVQAELKEAEELLIGQTGSSVQLVSQAAEYVLQNGGKRVRPAILLLTTKMLGGDVDAGVRLSVALELIHAASLMHDDVVDNAKLRRGKASSNVKWGNQISILVGDFLWCKASRIAIETGNMRIISSLTNAVEKTTEGEILEIVKSNDFFLDREEYLKIIELKTAMLFACAGGLGAISADSSEKMEESFKSFGLNLGVAFQLADDVLDYVSDEEKFGKKAGTDLCEGKLTLPIILALKKCGNKEAHVIKEALLSNTMDTQRLGEVKGILKSHGAIEASLSMARAYANRAKEELTSFKPSLEKEALMALADYSVSRNE